Genomic segment of Paenibacillus polymyxa:
ATCGGATTGAAGAAATAGATGCGGTTCCAGTAGGCTGAGCCTGTAAACCCAATCTCACGTCGTACCGAAGCGGGCGAGCTGAGTGGGAAATAGTGAGTCAGAAATGCTCCAAAGGGCAAATAGTGCACAGACGTGCAACCCAACTGACGGTACAGCTCCATGCAGTTCATCTCTAACGTGAACACATAATCATAATTCGTAACAATTTTAGTCGTCGTGTCGGTGTAATATGGATCATCCGTTAGCCAGATGGCGGTGGGGATGCCCAACTGGCGTACCGCAGTAACCTGCTCCAACGGAAGATCCATTCCATCCAGTGCCAGCATCAGATTCGGACGGAGCTGAGCGGCAATATCTCCTACCGGCTGACGTGGGTCTGTTACGGTAACCTGAGCCGTCATGCTTTGCAACGTGGTAATGACCGCCTCATCCAGCGGAGAATACGGAAGGCCTTTGCCTGAGACGACATACAGTACATGGATTTGTCGAAAAGAGAAAACTGCTTTCATCCGTGCAACAATTGCGTTAGCACGTCCGCGCAGATATCCTTCGTCATATCCGTCATGCACTCCCGCAATTCTCCCCCTTTCCCAGGAGGCTGCCGCCGTCTGGTGAACAGCCGGGTCATACGGTCCTGTCGTAGATATCGTCATCACTTTCACTCCTCACTGTTTATGGTGTTTACTTTAGGCCATCGCCTTGTCCAGCAGTTCTTCCATGCGATTGGAGTACATATGCTTTTGCATAGTCGTGTACAATGCGCGCCAGGCCATGCGTTCGCGTTCCCAGTCATGCTTGAGATAGTAGTCCAGCTTCACTTTCAGTTCCTCTGCTCCAGAGAAGGTTTCAATGTCATAGCCTGGTCGGTAATAACGGCTCAAATCCTTCCGAACATCCGTCATTTGAAGCGTGCCGCAAGCAGAAATTTCGTATGTCCGAGGATTGATGGACTCCGCTGAAAGCTGGTGTGTATTCCGATTATCCAGTCCGGGGTCTGTCGGGCGGTGCATATTGATGACAATTTTGGAGCCGTTATAATATTGAGCGGTCTCTTCCGGCTCCATAAAACCCGGACGGATAAAGCGTTCCAGCACATCCCGCCGGGTCAGCCGATCCCAGTGCCCACCTACGATCAGCACTCTTTTGTCCGCCAAGAAGGGAGCAAGGTGGTCGAACAGCTTCACACGGTTCCAGAAGGCATTTCCAATGAAGCAAATATCATGCTGATGCTCCCGCTCTACTCTTCGGGGATAAAAGATACGAGCTGACGCAGCCAGCGGCAAATAGTGAACCCTCGTTACTCCCTGATCGCGATAAAACGGCAGGCAAGAAATTTCGTGCGTAAATACGACATCGTAGGATTGACAGATCAACGCCGTATCCTCCGTAAAGTAAGGATCATCTACAAACCATATGGCCGTCCGAATGCCTAGGGCTCGTATTTGTTGCACCTGCTCCAGATGATCCGCCGGAAAAACATGCAGCCCGTTCATGACCAGCACGAGGTCTGGACGTTGAGCCTCGGCGTCAGCTAGCATCGTAGCAGGCGTACCGATGACGCAAGAGCTGCATATTTGGCCTAATGCCTCTTGCACACCTGTGTCTATAGCTGCGAAACCTTGCGGAATATACAACACTTTCAAATGACGAACAGCAGGCTGTATTGCCACGACCTGTGACAGAGCAGCCGTGCAACCGCCCATTCTGCGTCCTTCCCGATAGCCGCATCGGTACGCTTCGCGTTCATTTCCGCTTTGTTGATCGTTCACATCCTTCACCCTGTCCTGTTGTAGGATAAACTTCTGTCACTCCTAAACTATATGCGGAGGGGTCAAACGCATCATGGACGACTGCCACTGCCCGGACAAAATTGGCGTTTGCCCGTCCAACTGCCGAACCGCAAATAACCCCAAAGCTGTTAGCTTCGGGGGTGAACAGTAATAGATGATTTGCCCAGTTTACTGAGCTTTGTAAGCGAGCTGGTGTCCATCTTCATAACCTTTGGCAAAACCTGAATTGAAACCCTCGTTGTAAGCTGCATCATATCCCTGCTGAAATGCCTGCGGATCATGCTCCAATGCAACAGTCCCGGGCTGTGGATTCTCCGCAGAAGGGGCTGCCACCGGGTTAGCTTGAGGTTTTTTCCGCCGCCGCAAATGAGGATGTCT
This window contains:
- a CDS encoding CgeB family protein, with the translated sequence MTISTTGPYDPAVHQTAAASWERGRIAGVHDGYDEGYLRGRANAIVARMKAVFSFRQIHVLYVVSGKGLPYSPLDEAVITTLQSMTAQVTVTDPRQPVGDIAAQLRPNLMLALDGMDLPLEQVTAVRQLGIPTAIWLTDDPYYTDTTTKIVTNYDYVFTLEMNCMELYRQLGCTSVHYLPFGAFLTHYFPLSSPASVRREIGFTGSAYWNRIYFFNPIMPQLMARNIKINGIWWDRLPDYQSYGDKIELGRWMSPAETNDSYNGSKIVINLHRSHQDDSVNNNSLKIPGASPNPRTFEISASGTLQLTDTRDDLARFYKPGEEIETYSSQQELLEKVEFYLTHEKERHEIALRALERTLREHTYGHRIDQLLSVIFP
- a CDS encoding CgeB family protein; protein product: MKDVNDQQSGNEREAYRCGYREGRRMGGCTAALSQVVAIQPAVRHLKVLYIPQGFAAIDTGVQEALGQICSSCVIGTPATMLADAEAQRPDLVLVMNGLHVFPADHLEQVQQIRALGIRTAIWFVDDPYFTEDTALICQSYDVVFTHEISCLPFYRDQGVTRVHYLPLAASARIFYPRRVEREHQHDICFIGNAFWNRVKLFDHLAPFLADKRVLIVGGHWDRLTRRDVLERFIRPGFMEPEETAQYYNGSKIVINMHRPTDPGLDNRNTHQLSAESINPRTYEISACGTLQMTDVRKDLSRYYRPGYDIETFSGAEELKVKLDYYLKHDWERERMAWRALYTTMQKHMYSNRMEELLDKAMA